A DNA window from Deltaproteobacteria bacterium contains the following coding sequences:
- a CDS encoding cytochrome-c peroxidase has protein sequence MLRDRTRTALGAAAALALVTSAASAPVPKNLPRGVSEVLYEIVVPPGAEPTPEKVALGEKLFNEKRLSANDQVACATCHDPAKGFVDHKPLAEGIAAPAQRTQRNSPTVLNAMFNAAQFWDGRAPTLEEQAKLPILNPIEMGQKSPDDVVAKLRGISEYRSAFQQVFGHDLTYDDVAAAIAAFERTQYAGDAPFDRFVAGDEKAIDESAKRGWGLFNGKGRCNACHAFSTVSPLFSDQKFHNIGIAAHKTDFIDLARKATAIVRSGDLKQIDELAIQSNLSELGRFLVTKNSNDIGAFKTPGLRNVAVTSPYMHDGSLATLWDVMDHYNKGGVPNPNLDGGMQRLGLTEAEIDDMVSFMASLTSAKLGEFGKQEMARQQARKNVRPERDTAVATGKKGDLGDLAPTPDRAKPAAFGVLVRKGTSYD, from the coding sequence ATGCTGAGAGACAGGACGCGTACCGCGCTGGGCGCCGCCGCGGCGCTGGCGCTCGTGACCTCTGCGGCTTCCGCGCCCGTCCCGAAGAACCTGCCGCGCGGCGTCTCGGAAGTCCTCTACGAGATCGTGGTGCCGCCGGGCGCCGAGCCGACGCCCGAGAAGGTGGCGCTCGGCGAGAAGCTCTTCAACGAGAAGCGCCTGTCGGCGAACGATCAGGTGGCATGCGCCACCTGCCATGATCCAGCCAAGGGCTTCGTCGACCACAAGCCCCTCGCCGAGGGCATTGCGGCACCGGCCCAGCGCACCCAGCGCAACAGCCCGACGGTGCTGAACGCGATGTTCAACGCCGCCCAGTTCTGGGACGGGCGAGCGCCGACGCTCGAGGAGCAGGCGAAGCTGCCGATCCTGAATCCGATCGAGATGGGTCAGAAGTCGCCGGACGACGTGGTGGCCAAGCTGCGCGGCATCTCCGAGTACCGCAGCGCCTTCCAGCAGGTCTTCGGCCACGATCTCACCTACGACGACGTCGCCGCCGCGATCGCCGCCTTCGAGCGCACGCAGTATGCCGGCGACGCGCCCTTCGATCGCTTCGTCGCCGGCGACGAGAAGGCGATCGACGAGTCGGCCAAGCGCGGCTGGGGGCTCTTCAACGGCAAGGGCCGCTGCAACGCCTGCCACGCCTTCAGCACCGTGAGCCCGCTCTTCTCGGATCAGAAGTTCCACAACATCGGCATCGCGGCCCACAAGACCGACTTCATCGACCTCGCGCGCAAGGCGACGGCCATCGTGCGCAGCGGGGACTTGAAGCAGATCGACGAGCTCGCCATCCAGTCCAACCTCTCCGAGCTCGGCCGCTTCCTGGTCACCAAGAACTCGAACGACATCGGGGCCTTCAAGACGCCGGGGCTCCGCAACGTCGCCGTGACCTCGCCCTACATGCACGACGGTTCGCTCGCCACGCTCTGGGACGTGATGGACCACTACAACAAGGGCGGGGTGCCGAACCCGAACCTCGACGGCGGCATGCAGCGCCTCGGCCTCACCGAGGCCGAGATCGACGACATGGTGAGCTTCATGGCCTCACTCACGAGTGCGAAGCTCGGCGAGTTCGGCAAGCAGGAGATGGCGCGCCAGCAGGCGAGGAAGAACGTGCGGCCCGAGCGCGACACGGCGGTGGCCACCGGCAAGAAGGGCGACCTCGGCGACCTCGCGCCGACGCCGGACCGGGCAAAGCCGGCCGCGTTCGGCGTGCTGGTGCGGAAGGGGACGTCGTATGACTAG
- a CDS encoding serine/threonine protein phosphatase: MTRGFKSIETKHYAERDAFFAGLGRVSRRSFLKLAGLSAGIALGKGLVTPHSFQLVEVADAAERFTFAYISDTHLYPRTLNDRFVRAILKAVDDVNNLQPQPDFVLMGGDLAQLGRKEELDLGRQILKAVKAPIRMMVGEHDWFLDLGQYWKSLFGAESYSFDHKGVHFVTVMSVQEKDFWTERGFTPEQRMQTVAGLDNGIQSRFEVGEAGREWLKNDLAKVDKKTPVVVFSHSPLYKYYRPWNFWTEDADEVQAILRPFEHVTVIHGHTHQLLTNRIDNIHFHGMLSTAWPWPYAPEGLPKLTIQQNRADPFDQFDGCGDGSVDVVESGLVNALYNLWDRNPVTVRASYVASSGAQEAPPRTKLPSY; the protein is encoded by the coding sequence ATGACTAGGGGATTCAAGAGCATCGAGACCAAGCACTACGCGGAGCGCGACGCCTTCTTTGCCGGGCTCGGGCGCGTCTCGCGCCGTTCCTTCCTGAAGCTCGCCGGCCTCTCGGCGGGAATCGCCCTCGGCAAGGGGCTCGTCACGCCCCACAGCTTCCAGCTCGTCGAGGTGGCGGATGCCGCGGAGCGCTTCACCTTCGCCTACATCTCGGACACGCACCTCTATCCCCGCACGCTGAACGATCGCTTCGTGCGCGCCATCTTGAAGGCGGTCGACGACGTCAACAACCTTCAGCCGCAGCCCGACTTCGTCCTCATGGGCGGCGACCTGGCGCAGCTCGGCCGCAAGGAGGAGCTCGACCTCGGCCGCCAGATCCTGAAGGCGGTGAAGGCGCCGATCCGCATGATGGTCGGCGAGCACGACTGGTTCCTCGACCTCGGCCAGTACTGGAAGTCGCTCTTCGGGGCGGAGAGCTACTCCTTCGACCACAAGGGCGTGCACTTCGTGACCGTGATGAGCGTGCAGGAGAAGGACTTCTGGACCGAGCGCGGCTTCACGCCGGAGCAGCGCATGCAGACGGTCGCCGGCCTCGACAACGGCATCCAGTCGCGCTTCGAGGTCGGCGAGGCGGGACGGGAGTGGCTGAAGAACGACCTCGCCAAGGTGGACAAGAAGACGCCGGTCGTCGTCTTCTCGCACTCGCCGCTCTACAAGTACTACCGCCCGTGGAACTTCTGGACGGAGGACGCGGACGAGGTCCAGGCGATCCTGCGTCCGTTCGAGCACGTGACCGTGATCCACGGCCACACCCATCAGCTGCTGACCAATCGCATCGACAACATCCACTTCCACGGCATGCTCTCGACCGCCTGGCCGTGGCCGTACGCGCCGGAGGGGCTGCCGAAGCTCACCATCCAGCAGAACCGCGCCGACCCCTTCGACCAGTTCGACGGGTGCGGCGACGGCAGCGTGGACGTCGTCGAGAGCGGCCTCGTGAACGCGCTCTACAACCTGTGGGACCGGAATCCCGTGACCGTCCGCGCCAGCTACGTCGCCTCCAGCGGCGCCCAGGAGGCGCCCCCGCGAACCAAGCTTCCTTCCTACTAG